DNA sequence from the Halalkalibaculum roseum genome:
TTCATATGGCTGCCGATCGAGCCATGATTTGCGGACTGGTACTTAACGAGTTGTTGGTAAATATCTACAAGCACGCTTTTGAAGATCTCAAGGAGGGTAATATCACCATTAACCTGCTGGCGCTGAAAGACAATAAAATTCAGCTCGACGTAAGGGATAACGGCATAGGTATTCCCGAAGAGTTCAGCCTCGAGGATGCCAGTTCTATAGGTACCTGGGTGATCAATGTACTGTTGAGAAAGCTCAATTCTACAGTTGAAATCAACAGCGCTGAGGGTACCAGCTTTTCCATAACATTCGATAAATAGCCTTCCTTTCCCGCTAAAATTGATCCATATTAAGAAAATCTAATCCTCTTTGTGACTCGTAGAGCGTCTTACTTAAAGTTATTTTAAAATTTTAGGATCTATTTGTTTATAATAGTTACGGATAAAGGGAGTGAGACCAAAAATTTAGTACGTTTGGTAATCTAAAAATAAGGTTAGGCAGTCACAGTTGGCAACTAAGGGTATGCACATAGGTGCAATCGTATATAAAAAATTCGACTTGAACGGACGATCCAGCAACCGGTTGATGGTTTTGCTGGAGCGACTTGAGCGTTTTAACGAGTCTAATAATTTCAAAACCTTACTTGATGAGGTTCTTGAAACGGCTCGTGATGTCATGGATACCGAATCAAGTTCATTGATGCTTCTCGATCGCAAGACCGGAGAACTGGTTCTTAAGAATCCTACCGAAGAAGACGATGCCACTCCCGAAAAGCGAGTTCCCAAATTTGAAGGATACTGCGGGTGGAGTGTGGAGCATGAAATACCGCTGCTTGTCAATGAGGTTGATATTACAGGCAACCTATACCGTGCCGAACTGTATGAAAACTACCATCTCAAGAATTTGATTTGTGCCCCTCTCTTTAGCAGGAAGAATAAGATTATCGGTGTGATTCAGGTAGCCAACAGGCTGGGTGATGAAGGCTTTGAAACAGATGATCTTCCGATTTTCCAGGAATTGGCCCGGCATGCAGCCCGTGCCATTGAGTCCACCATCTCGAAAGGAACCCAGGATAGTCTGCTGGAGGAAAAGAGGCTTATGGTCTCAGAGCTACATCATCGGATGAAGAACAATCTAGATATGATATCTGATATGGTGGAGATGGAGGAGACGAAATTAGACGACTCCACCAGCAAGGAGGTACTTAAGAAGATTCAGTCGAGAGTTAAGTCAATCAACATCGTATATGATCTGCTGTCCGGTAAGGAGGACAAGTCGGAAGTGGATCTCGGTCCTTATGTCAAGGAACTGGTTGATACCATTTCCATGGGGTTGTCAACACCGGTACGTGATATCTCCATCGAAGTAAATATTGATGAGATCAGGTTGCATCCGGATCGAACGCTGGCTTTTGGACTCATACTCAATGAACTGCTTGTTAACAGTTATAAGCATGCCTTCAAATACAAAAGTGAAGGTTCCATTCTGATAGACATATCAAGTAGAGGCGGGACTATTACCATGCACTATAAGGATAACGGCATCGGTATGCCGGTGGATTTTGATGAAGAAGAGTACGCCTCGCAGGGTTTCAAACTTATTTTTTCACTTACGGAAAAGTTGTACGGCGATTTTTCTTTTAATAAGAAAACCGGATACAAAGGACTGGAATGTACGCTTGAGTTTCCGGATTTCGATTACATTCATACCAGCTAATCAGTTTTTCAAAGAAATCCGTTTTCCAGATTTCTCATTGTAAACAGTCTGGCAACGGATCTTTTCAAGGGAGTATTTAGCATCAGCCAAACTAAAGTATTTCGCAAGTACGGCAGTTTCGATTTCCTACCAAGCTTCATATTTATTTCCGCTCTTCGTATAACTTTTGCCGTGATTTTTTGACGATGGCGGGCATATGTTTCCAGTTTTTGAAATAGAGCCTCATCATCTTCATTTGCCAATGAGCTTTCGAGATGTTTTGCCAATTCGGCAGCGTCGAGCCACCCGAGGTTCATGCCCTGTCCGCCTATTGGACTCACCACATGTGCCGCGTCACCTGCCAGTGCGATGCGTGACCTGGCCATTGGTTTGGCAATTAACCTTTGAACACCAAAGCTGCTGAGCATATAATTATCTGTTTCCGATAGTTCATATCCAATACGTGCTGCTACACGTTTTTCCAGATCACTACGGCTAACATTTTCAATATACTCTTTGGTTTTTACCACCCATCGCCTGCGGTTATTGATTAGGGGAAAGGATTCAATCAATCCCTGATCAGGTAAAAAAACGGCGGCATCATCATCAAAATTGGTGTTGTCACTGAAATCGCCCATGATGTAAGTATCGGGATATGATACGCCCTCGAAAGCTATGCCGGCCTGTTCTCTTACCATACTCTCTTTGCCGTCACACCCAACCAGACAGCGGCATTTAATGCTTATAGGCTTCCCGGAGAGGTTTAAGGAAACGGTCACAAAATTATCACTCTCCTCAATCCATGTTACTTCCGCACCTCGAAACAGGGCATCGGGATTCAGACTGTCCAGATGTTCCTCAAGTATGGTTTCGGTTATATATTGCGGAAGGGAGAGGATGTAGTTGAACGGCTTCGGACAATCATTAAAAGCAATGGATCCAATTCTTCCATTCTCTGAAAAGGCAATTCCCCGGTGTATTTTAATACCCTTTTCTACAAAACGATCGGCTATACCCAGTTCATCAAATAGCTCCAGGGAGACAGGATGTATGCCCAGTGAGCGTGAATGTTGGATGCGTTCCTGTCGCTTTTCCAGTATTACGAAGGGGATATCATATTTGTGCAGTAGACAACCAAGATACAATCCCACGGGTCCGCCACCTACTATGATCACCGGATAAAAATTGTCAGGTTTATCAATGCTCATAACGCAACAAAAGCCGGTATGGGAATTTTCGTTTTACTTTCCAGGCCGGAGGGACAGTACTCTTCAATTCGGAAGCCGTATAGCTTCGCTTGATGGAGGTCAGACCGTCTTCCGTAATAAAAGAGTCGTTGAAAATAGGTCTGGAGAGTGTGTTGAATAGCAAATAACCCAAATCACTGCGTTCTATATCGCTAAAAAGAACTTTCTTTTGACTCAACTCCTTCGACTCATCCAAAAGCTTTAAAAGTTCTCCCTTATTCAGGTGATGCAGCAGGTGATTGGAGATTACAAAATCAAAGCTTTGTCCTTCTTCCCTCAGTGCCGTTGATGAAATCTGCCTAAAAGTAATATTAGGCGGTGTACTCATGTCTTTAACATATTCATAGGCCCGCTCATCTGTTTCAATGGCAGTGATTTCCATGCCGATTTGATCTGACTTCGTCCAATCAGCTAATTTAAGAGCCAGATCACCGCCTCCGAAGCCTATATCAAGCAGTGAGTACCTACGGGACAAATCATTACAAGCAGGACGAATTTCATTTTTGTAGATGGATCTCCACCCCGAGATGAGACCGTTGATCACTGAGAACTGTTTGTAGGTATTGAAGAGCTTCTCCTTGTCGCAATTGGGGTCGTCCATTTTTTCCTGAGCATCTTCGTCTCGATCTTTTAAAAAAAATGGCATGAGGTGATGTTTATACTTTTGTCAGGAGTCCGCTCTCAATGGTCAGCCCGGGACCGAAGGCCATAGCCAGTATTGAATCATCTTTAGCGGCCTGTTCTTCAAGTAGGTATTTTAGTACAAAAAAGATGGTTGCACTGCTCATATTGCCATAGGTATTGAGAACCTGCCGGGAAGCCTCGAGTTGCTCGGTGCGCAGACTAAAGCTCTTTTCAATTTTGTCGAGTATGGCTCTTCCTCCTGGGTGTATAGCCCAGAAGTCAATTTCTTTGAGTTCCTGATCGAAATTTTTGAACAGTGGTAAGACCGACTGTTCAAGGTTTGACTCGATAATCTCGGGTACATAAGTGGAGAGCACCATGTCAAACCCGGTATCACCAATGGTCCAGGCCATATCCTTTTCACTGTCTTTTGCTACAGATCCTGCAAACTGTTCAAGCCGATAGCCTCCTTGCTCAGGAGGGGAACTGCTCACGAGCACACCTGATGCTCCGTCGGCAAAGACAGAAGCCGAAATGAGGTTGTCGGTTTCTTCTGAATCCTGCAGGTGAATGCTGCACAGTTCGAGACAGATCACCATGACTTTGGCATCAGGATCTGACTCGCAAAATGACTTGGCCATTTTCAGAGCGGGGAAGGCAGCAAAACAGCCCATGAATCCAAGGTGATACCGTTGTGTTGCAGGATGTAATCCCAGCTCTTTAACGATTTCGAAGGCCGGTTCAGGGGCGAAGAAACCCGTACAAGAGACGGTGATGACGTGTGTAATTTCATCCTTACTGGTGCCAGGACATTCTTCAACAAGTTGGCGGGCCAATTCCACGAACATCTCTTTGGCATGAACGGTATAGAGATCATTTCTTGATCCGGTGGATGGAGTACCCAGGTTCCCATCTTTGCTAAAAAAGTAGGGGTCATGACCATTCTTCCGGAAATCATTAATAACAGTATGTCTCTTTTCAATACCGGAATTGCTGTAAATTCGATGGATGATACTTTTGGTAGATCGCTTGCTGCCGACATACTCTTTCATGCGTTCCCGTAAAAAATCCTGCTGGTAGGAATGCTCGGGAACCAGCGTTGAAATATGTTCAATGAAGACGGCCATAATGAAGCATTAGGTATAAATTCTATCGGGATACTAGCAGTACCTAAATTTTACGGTAAAAATTCCTATTTCCTAATTGATTTTCTTTGAGGTGATTGCTTGGTCTTTTTGGAGGTTAGCAGGTACGGGGGTATAGGGTATAAGGTATAAGGTATAAGGTTCCTTTCATCTCTGTGAAAATCTAAGCTTCTCTGAAAAACTCCGTGGAATAGCGTCCTTATACCCTATACCTTATACCTCAACCCGCTCATCCCGTCATCCGAAAAAAACGCAAGTTGTGAAAGATAGCCGCTACCGTGAGACCCGCAATAAGTCCTATCCATAACCCTTGGGGACCGTAATTCAAGGTAATTCCCAAATAGTAGCCGAGCGGAAGCCCAACCACCCAGTAGGCAAACAGGTTCACATACATGGGCACGGTGGTATCTTTCAAACCGCGAAGCGCCCCATAGCTGCTTACCTGGAGACCGTCGGAGATTTGAAAAATTGCAGCCATATAGAGCAGGCTTATGGCCACCTGTTGAACAGCTTTATTTTGAGTATAGATGCTGGTAATCAGATCAGGTATGGTGAACATGATGACAGCCGTAATGCTCATAAAAAATGTAGCAAGGCTAATACCCACGAATCCTCTCCTGCGCGCCTCGGTGATGGATTTTTTCCCGATGGCATTCCCAACCCGCGTGGTAATGGCGGTAGATAGGCCAAAGGGAACCATAAATGTCATGGCGGAAAAGTTGATGGCTACCTGGTGCCCGGCCACTGCTACGGCGCTAAGCGACCCCATCAGCAGGCTAACAAGGGCGAACATGGTCACTTCCATCGTAGAACTCAAGCCGATGGGTACGCCAATTCTCAGAATCTCTTTCAGGTAGGACCATTCGGGCATCTTGAAGGAAGAAAATATCTCAAATCGTCGGTAAGGTTTGTGCTGCATGGTAAATATGAGCATACACAGAAACATCACGAGTGCTACAAGAGAAGAGGCATACCCGCATCCAACAGCACCAAGTTGTGGGAAACCCAGCTTGCCATACATCAGCACATAGTTGGCCGGAATATTTACCAGTACACCAATCAAGGCAATATACATGCTGGGTCGAGTGACGGACATACCCTCATTGAAGAATCGCAGCGCCATATAGGCACAAAGCGGAAAAATACCCCACGAGATGGCTTGAAGGTAGCCTATGGCCACAGGGATAATCTCCTGCGTCACTTCCAGAAGCTCCATCACAATACCTAGATTTCGAATCGCAAAAAATACCGGAATGGCAAGCAGCTGACTCAACCAAAGCCCCTGGCGTGCGTTAATTCCTATTTCCGGGAAATTACGTCCTCCGTACAGCTGTGCCACTATCGGAGTAATAGCCATCATGATACCTGCCGCCAGCATGATGAAGGGAATGAATACCGCTCCACCAACCGCAACAGCCGCTAAGGCTTCAGCAGAAAGATTACCGGCCATTACGGTATCCACGAAGTTCATAGACATCTGCAGCAATTGTGCGGCAATCACCGGCAGACCCAATTTAAGGGTATGGACCGCTTCCGTTTTAAATCCCTTTTTTTGTGATTTCAGAAAAGAAACCAAAGTAGCATCAATTATAAATTCCGAAAAAAATTAATCGGGTATAGTACAAAATTTGATAGGCAATGGTAAACAGCTTTTGAATGTTTATTCGCATCCAAAATGAAACGGCTATTACGGATTTGGGTGTCTGAGGCAGTATAAAGTGCAAGAGTAGATTTGTGAAATCAGCTCTGTTGAACGACTTCTTGCTTCTTAAGCGGAAGCTTGATGATAAAGGTGGTTCCCTTTCCTTCTATGGAGGCAAAGGATATACTTCCTCGATGGACTTCGATAATTTTTTTACAGATGGCGAGTCCAAGTCCGGTACCGCTCGATTTTGTTGAGAAGTTGGGTACGAATATTTTCGATTTATCCTCTTCGGATATACCCTGTCCGTTATCCTCAATCTCAATAAACGCACTCTGCCGTTGCGTGTAGCAGCGAATTTTAATGATTCCCCCTTCCGGCATGGCTTCAAAAGCATTTTTAACCATATTGATGATGACCCGTCGCAACTCGTCATTGACCCCTTCTACAATGAGGTTATGAGGCGGGAGTTCTGTGACTATACTGGTCTCTTCATCATGTTGATAAAGGTCCTTAACTGATTCAACCAGTGAATTCAGGCTCACGCTTTCAAACTCCTGATTGATAGGTTGAGAAAATTTTGAGAAGTCACTGGCAATATTGTTGAGCGACTGGATTTGGGTAATAATATTTTTTGTGATCTCTTTGATGCGCGGCTTGAGCTCATTAACATCCGCATCCTCGGAGGCCAGTTGCCGTTCAAGATGCTGTACGTTGAGCTTTATGGGAGTAAGAGGATTCTTAATCTCATGAGCTACCTGTTGAGCCATCTCTTTCCATGCCGCCTCACGTTCTGCGGCTGCCAGTTCTTCCTGAAGATCTTTAAGGCGGCTGACCATTTCGTTATACGCTTCGGCAAGACTCCCGATCTCATCGTTACTCTTAACCGGTATTTTAGTGTCGAGATCTCCTTCGGATATCTTATTTAATCCCCTTTGAATATAGATAAGCGGCCGGGTGAGGCGTCGTGATACCAGGGCCGTACCACCGATGAAGAGTCCGAATATCACAAGATAGAGAATGATCAGGTAACTGGTTGTCTCCAGTAGCTGCTGGTCGTATTTCGGTGACTGCAGAAATGTAGGAATGGCTACGGCAGCAACCGGACGATTCTCAGCCGATAACACAGATCGAAAACCGATTAACAGGTCCTGCTGCGCCAGGGAGACCCTTGTGAGACCTTCCCTGAGCTGCTCATCATAGAGATCCCGATAGACAGGGAAGGGAATGGTATTTGGTAACAGGTGCTGCTGATAAATCTGAGGAGTTGTAGATGTAGTGAGGGTTCGATTCTTATAGTAGGAGGCATCTACGTTGAGCGGATTCACCAGTGAATCCAGACTAAACGGAAGATTCTTATTCGCTGTCGGAAGCGCTGCAAAATTATTCTGTGTCGATTGCGTAAGGCTTTCCAGCTTATCAAATAGCTCCTGCCGTACAATTTCTTCGTTCTGGTATTTGATGGCATAGTGGGTGGTAACTACAAGCAGAAGTAAGAAAATGAGCGTAGCAAGAAGGAAGTTGTCAAGAATACGATTCCGGAAACGCTCATCTTTTCCATGCAACGTGAATGAATGTATACCGGTGGCATGTAGGATCAGTGCGATAAAGCAGGCTGAGATGAGCAGTGTAAAATTCAGCCTGAAGAATGAAAACAGAACATTTTTATAGTCCGGTTTAATCGTGCTTACTTTCAGCACTCTGTCAGGAGCCACTCTCCAGACCAAGTTGCGATAGGTTCTTTGAAGCTGCTCACTGGTATAGTAGAAAAGACTATCGGTTTCCAGTTGCCTCTGTTCCGGACCACGCAGCCTGTTGTATTTAGGGAAAGAGCCGGTTACACCCTGCTTAAATGAATTTACAAGCTTTCCTTTGAGATACTCCTGCATCAAATAGGAATTGCTCCAGTCGTTATACGTTAAAGCTGCCATGACCGCCCGAATAGGCTTATTAAAATTGGGGCGTTCTTTATACACTGAGCAGAGAATCCAGGCAATGGGATCGTCTTCCTCGTCCTCATCCGAAGTTACATTTTGCTCTTCTTCCCCAAAAAGAGGAATCCAACCGCGAGAGAAAGTGCTGTAATCCTGCTTGTTGATGAGTTCCGGGAGCTGCACGATGGGTCGATTATTATTCCTTGTAATCTGTTCGATATCTAAGGCCACCCCGGAGAGTCTGGGAATATCAAAAACCTGCACCCAATTTGGTGAACTTAGATCGGTTGAATAGTCAGCAATTAGGTTGCCATCAGGTTTTACCAGTTGCAGGTCAATAGAATATCGTTGGCGGTCTTCAACGATGAGCTCTTCAATAGTACCGGTGAATTCCGATTGTATAAAGGGAACCCGGTTATTCAAATCCTCAGTGGTTATCTCGTTTAACTCTTGTTCCAGCTCGCTAAGGATGTTTGCTGTCAGATCGCGTACCTCTGTGTCTTCATCCTGGGTAAAGGCCATAGCTCGTTCTTGCAGGCTCATATCCTGTTTTTCAAGGGAACTGTTGTAGGTGATGGTGGTTCCGATAAGTGCTAGGATAAATGCGGCAACCACAATCGCACGAAGTGTAGACAGCTGGTCCATCAGCGATGGGTTGTTAATATAGGCATAGGCAGTCAACAGTATTGCTGCAAAGTAGATAATGCTGAAAACAAACGCCCAGTTAAACTGTATGACTTCCGGTATGTAGAGCTGTGCTACAAGTAGCGCAATCAAAAAACCGGTTGTAATAAGCGTTGCTATAAG
Encoded proteins:
- a CDS encoding ATP-binding protein, with the protein product MNYQSEPTHKHPYRTLGWTLLFLLIAGLGLEGWRYSIKPVSQINSEFISESIDNAVNLFNERQSTFYEESRELSVIVERQLRQGATRSNIYSTLSSYTSFWGASLTRNDSSFVWSNFSLDAIPTVRNRQSPSLSVRKQNNVTFWLYETSIRLNSENEPPMIYRLYTTSRIEQTNALPIGQSSEYHLLESVSNVLYYPVSFNFFNEPPENAIQQQALVNINQDSIGTAFALPGQLENAHSNWLDDTKFWRSIFAAFSLLCIGIVLFFWLDIFTSWKSLLLQLAIVISGWLICFYLSIPQRWISDLFGTGVSSELLETYRTLGSFARDGLFIFLGAFAISRNLNKERIHLESFWYPTTILISLIVGIINVLAILGAFYISYIVSDNSNLLLMSLQIIPPAATLFYYLFLGLMLFSTGLFLTALNRFFIRSGRDQRKLIATLITTGFLIALLVAQLYIPEVIQFNWAFVFSIIYFAAILLTAYAYINNPSLMDQLSTLRAIVVAAFILALIGTTITYNSSLEKQDMSLQERAMAFTQDEDTEVRDLTANILSELEQELNEITTEDLNNRVPFIQSEFTGTIEELIVEDRQRYSIDLQLVKPDGNLIADYSTDLSSPNWVQVFDIPRLSGVALDIEQITRNNNRPIVQLPELINKQDYSTFSRGWIPLFGEEEQNVTSDEDEEDDPIAWILCSVYKERPNFNKPIRAVMAALTYNDWSNSYLMQEYLKGKLVNSFKQGVTGSFPKYNRLRGPEQRQLETDSLFYYTSEQLQRTYRNLVWRVAPDRVLKVSTIKPDYKNVLFSFFRLNFTLLISACFIALILHATGIHSFTLHGKDERFRNRILDNFLLATLIFLLLLVVTTHYAIKYQNEEIVRQELFDKLESLTQSTQNNFAALPTANKNLPFSLDSLVNPLNVDASYYKNRTLTTSTTPQIYQQHLLPNTIPFPVYRDLYDEQLREGLTRVSLAQQDLLIGFRSVLSAENRPVAAVAIPTFLQSPKYDQQLLETTSYLIILYLVIFGLFIGGTALVSRRLTRPLIYIQRGLNKISEGDLDTKIPVKSNDEIGSLAEAYNEMVSRLKDLQEELAAAEREAAWKEMAQQVAHEIKNPLTPIKLNVQHLERQLASEDADVNELKPRIKEITKNIITQIQSLNNIASDFSKFSQPINQEFESVSLNSLVESVKDLYQHDEETSIVTELPPHNLIVEGVNDELRRVIINMVKNAFEAMPEGGIIKIRCYTQRQSAFIEIEDNGQGISEEDKSKIFVPNFSTKSSGTGLGLAICKKIIEVHRGSISFASIEGKGTTFIIKLPLKKQEVVQQS
- a CDS encoding FAD-dependent oxidoreductase, with the translated sequence MSIDKPDNFYPVIIVGGGPVGLYLGCLLHKYDIPFVILEKRQERIQHSRSLGIHPVSLELFDELGIADRFVEKGIKIHRGIAFSENGRIGSIAFNDCPKPFNYILSLPQYITETILEEHLDSLNPDALFRGAEVTWIEESDNFVTVSLNLSGKPISIKCRCLVGCDGKESMVREQAGIAFEGVSYPDTYIMGDFSDNTNFDDDAAVFLPDQGLIESFPLINNRRRWVVKTKEYIENVSRSDLEKRVAARIGYELSETDNYMLSSFGVQRLIAKPMARSRIALAGDAAHVVSPIGGQGMNLGWLDAAELAKHLESSLANEDDEALFQKLETYARHRQKITAKVIRRAEINMKLGRKSKLPYLRNTLVWLMLNTPLKRSVARLFTMRNLENGFL
- a CDS encoding type III polyketide synthase, whose amino-acid sequence is MAVFIEHISTLVPEHSYQQDFLRERMKEYVGSKRSTKSIIHRIYSNSGIEKRHTVINDFRKNGHDPYFFSKDGNLGTPSTGSRNDLYTVHAKEMFVELARQLVEECPGTSKDEITHVITVSCTGFFAPEPAFEIVKELGLHPATQRYHLGFMGCFAAFPALKMAKSFCESDPDAKVMVICLELCSIHLQDSEETDNLISASVFADGASGVLVSSSPPEQGGYRLEQFAGSVAKDSEKDMAWTIGDTGFDMVLSTYVPEIIESNLEQSVLPLFKNFDQELKEIDFWAIHPGGRAILDKIEKSFSLRTEQLEASRQVLNTYGNMSSATIFFVLKYLLEEQAAKDDSILAMAFGPGLTIESGLLTKV
- a CDS encoding MATE family efflux transporter produces the protein MVSFLKSQKKGFKTEAVHTLKLGLPVIAAQLLQMSMNFVDTVMAGNLSAEALAAVAVGGAVFIPFIMLAAGIMMAITPIVAQLYGGRNFPEIGINARQGLWLSQLLAIPVFFAIRNLGIVMELLEVTQEIIPVAIGYLQAISWGIFPLCAYMALRFFNEGMSVTRPSMYIALIGVLVNIPANYVLMYGKLGFPQLGAVGCGYASSLVALVMFLCMLIFTMQHKPYRRFEIFSSFKMPEWSYLKEILRIGVPIGLSSTMEVTMFALVSLLMGSLSAVAVAGHQVAINFSAMTFMVPFGLSTAITTRVGNAIGKKSITEARRRGFVGISLATFFMSITAVIMFTIPDLITSIYTQNKAVQQVAISLLYMAAIFQISDGLQVSSYGALRGLKDTTVPMYVNLFAYWVVGLPLGYYLGITLNYGPQGLWIGLIAGLTVAAIFHNLRFFRMTG
- a CDS encoding histidine kinase dimerization/phosphoacceptor domain -containing protein; amino-acid sequence: MHIGAIVYKKFDLNGRSSNRLMVLLERLERFNESNNFKTLLDEVLETARDVMDTESSSLMLLDRKTGELVLKNPTEEDDATPEKRVPKFEGYCGWSVEHEIPLLVNEVDITGNLYRAELYENYHLKNLICAPLFSRKNKIIGVIQVANRLGDEGFETDDLPIFQELARHAARAIESTISKGTQDSLLEEKRLMVSELHHRMKNNLDMISDMVEMEETKLDDSTSKEVLKKIQSRVKSINIVYDLLSGKEDKSEVDLGPYVKELVDTISMGLSTPVRDISIEVNIDEIRLHPDRTLAFGLILNELLVNSYKHAFKYKSEGSILIDISSRGGTITMHYKDNGIGMPVDFDEEEYASQGFKLIFSLTEKLYGDFSFNKKTGYKGLECTLEFPDFDYIHTS
- a CDS encoding methyltransferase domain-containing protein — encoded protein: MPFFLKDRDEDAQEKMDDPNCDKEKLFNTYKQFSVINGLISGWRSIYKNEIRPACNDLSRRYSLLDIGFGGGDLALKLADWTKSDQIGMEITAIETDERAYEYVKDMSTPPNITFRQISSTALREEGQSFDFVISNHLLHHLNKGELLKLLDESKELSQKKVLFSDIERSDLGYLLFNTLSRPIFNDSFITEDGLTSIKRSYTASELKSTVPPAWKVKRKFPYRLLLRYEH